TTGGTCTTCTGAACCCTCATTTGACACATTCTGCAAAATCAGGAGTGCAGTTTATGAGAGCACACTTAAACAAATGCTAAAATGACTCACAGTCAAACTGCAGCAGTACCCAGTGTTCTGCAGAGGACTCACCACTTGTTTGGCAGACATGATGGTGCAGATGAAGATACCTGCAGAAACTAAGGCTATAGACAGATATTTGCTGGCCGAATATCTgcggagagagaagaaaaatgtgGGTAGATTCACTACGACTCTTTTCAACTTTTATTTCGATTTGAAAGCTTCCTCTTTTCAATAGCTTCAACTACACAGCTGAAAAAAGTGAAtaaaatttgcatttttaagCCCGAGATGAGCGTTTTCATTGTCGCCACCTTGGTTGAAAACTTGGCTGGGACAAGGAAGGGAGGAAAGCTGACTCATTAACCAATGAGCGGATAATTCTCCGTTCCTAAACATAATGTAACCAAGATTTACAAAATAGAATGTATTTGTTACTGAATATAACCAAAACCGAGTGACCGAGAGGGGGAACACAGACAGCTTTTCCTCCCATAGACTTCTATAGTATGGAAGTATCTTTGCAACCTAAGCAAGCATCATCTGGTGGCCTTCAGATATAATGCAGGTGTTTCCACAATAGCTTCCTTTGTCCAACCTGGCTGCTATGTCCATCTTTAAAACTATCAATGTATAAAATATAATGATGGGTACTGTAGACAGCACCACTACAAACTTTCAAGACAATGAAGATGAATGTGTAAATCAGACTGTCGTAGTAAACCTGCTCCAACAGGATCTGGTGAAGATGATTTTATTTCTATAAAACAGCCAAATTTGTGGAACACGGGATTGTCTTTGTGAAATATGAATGAATCAGTTCAGATGCAGGGATTTTTGCAACTGTCTGTCCACAGAATAAAACCCTGATCATTATAATCTCTGTCAGCAAAAAATTGATCCTATTAGCATTTAATCAAAGTGTGTGGTCATTAAGTACACTCCATGAAGCGTTCTAGTTGCTAAATTTACAAAGTCAAAAACATAGTGGGGAAACGTTATGTATGTTGTTGGGGGATGCTGGGTACCTTTTCTTCAGGATGATTATTCCCAGGATCATGTTAGCGATTAGTGATCCCtacaaagaaacaagaaaacagttCAGAGATCAGGCTTTGGTGAAGGAAGTGATGGTCAGTGATAACAGGAAACATTCAAGAGTCATAGTGTGAAACTTACTGATCTAAAGATCATGTGTAGAGGCATGGCGATGTTGAAGTTGAGAGCGTAGTTGTTGATCACACTGACAGTGAAGAACATGGTCACCATGATCACATAgttactgaaaaaaaataaataaataatggacAATGTGATTCAGTGTCAGCTTTAAAAAGTCACCAGCTGAAAAATATTCACGTCAATCTTTTTtgttaataaattatttaattttcacCTAATAGGTATTGCTGGTTTCTTGCGTCCAAAGTTTGTTTCAAAGATGAAACCTTCCAATGCGATGAAGACAAACTGAGCAAAGGTGACTATGTTGCCACATCCTGGAAAATctctatgaaaaaaaaagaagaaaaagagccaAGAGTTAATTAATAATGCATCATTTAATGCTAACGACAGACATTTCAAAAATGAatacactggaaaaaaaaagaaaaaaagaacagagcAATATATGTATAACTTTTTCTCTAATCTACATACCCACTTAGTATAATTGAATGGCATTATGTAActgtaatgaaaataaaaactagcttcagaataaatgtgctaaaagaaaataaagatagAAGTAAATCTTTAGTTTTAGTCTTTGGTAATGTGGCCCAATCTATGGATACTATACCATGAGCAGGCTTTTGCATGGCTGTTTCTAGACATAGGGATATCTACATGAATATGAGCCAGGTGCCTGCACAAGTGCTGTGATTATTTATTCAGAAATTCTTAAATTTACAGTCAGATTTACACCCAGCCTCACCTGTATGGACGCACAACTTTCACAGGTAAGGAAGGggggataaaaacaaacaactaaaaCAAGGTGCTGACAGACACCCCAAATATGGGTGTGTATAGTATTGACACTGTGCATACACATAGTCACCTGACACTTTATTTGGAATACCTGCTCAGCTCTTGTTAAATAAATTATCTCATCAGCCAATCATAGGCACCTTGTTAAATCTGTTGCCAGGGAGAATTAaacagttctgaaggcaaaaggtcCAAACTTGGACCAAATAAGTGTGCAGTAAAAGTATTTCCATAGAATCTCACTAACTACAGGAAACCACTCTCTTACTTTCACTTCAGTAACACTGACCAACAGCTGATAACACAGAAACACCGAATAACCACAGAAGCACAAAGTACATGTCAAAAGACTGAACTCCTTCCAGCATAAACTCGTAATGCAAGTGATTATGACACACAGTGATACTGCTCTGCTACATATACTGCACGCAGCGTAGCCAGTTTTCTCGTTAACACCATCCATTAACTACGTGAGGTCAGGAGTAACTTAAAAAACGTCTTGATCAAGTATGATTTAAGAAGCAAAAACCGTTGAAAACGAGTTAAAATTATTCAGGAGGAGAAGGGTAGCTTAGTAACACTCAGACACTTAGACAAACATGCAAACGAGACTTCACTTCCTGTATGAATTCAGTGAAAACACCTGTGCAACGAGGAATCTAAAAACAAACTGTTCACACAAACGTTTGTGAAGTAAAGTCTTCATGAGTCATTGGTGTAGACACGGTGTAAGTTTCTCACTGACCTCACAAGCAGCTCCAGAAACACCACATTGCTACAACAGCCgacaaaaacaagaacaacgGCAAACACGGGCCCCATGGTGTTCACGGCGGGAAAAACTCGGTGGAAGATGTGTCACTTAATCAAACGGGACAATGAACGGAGCATGTTTGCATTACGGCAGCGGTTTGTGTGTCCGACTTCTTGTGCTTTCACACAAACTCCGGTTTCAGCTGAACACGTCTGAATCCGAGATTTCGCTCTTCCTTGTTCCAGGTGCTTCATGGGAGTtgtagtttatttaaaaaataggaAAAGGGGTTTCCCGTGTGCGTAATATTTATAGTTTCATGTAACACATTACGAGTTAAAAAACGTATTGTACAGGAAGCAACACTACATGTGAATATTAGAGAAAAATGTAACAAACGAATGAATAAATATGCGTTCAGCGTAATCACGGTCCAGCTCTGACGACACGCATGCGCAGCTCATTACAGACTGAAAAATAATGAGATATCACTCTGCCTCATTTTATAGGTACATGAAGCCACGCAAGGCTGTTGGAGCAGGGGAGCTGCTCACTATGAACTATGATCGTGCAAATTTTGGTATCGAtttgataccaagtaaatacaggaagaTTATTACTGATACTATTACTTTTAATCTATGAAGGGAGCTTATATAGGGAAGAGCAGGGTGCTGGGATTTATGACATGAATCATCATCCATTTGCAAATTTTGAAAAGATTTAAATCACTGTGGTTTTACTTTCCATAATAAAAAGTCAACACAATCAGCGTTTCATGGATTTTAACAATGACCTTTTTGGAGAGCTGGAATGTAAATATGCCTGTCTCTGACggactttgtttttaaatatgttatAGACTATAGATAAAATAGATATGACAGTCAAGCCAaaaaaggttcagacatttttctttttccaaatgttttaattaaaaaaaatatatataacacaATTCAATGATCTACATACTAAACTTGAGGGATAAAAATAAAGTACTGATTATTTCGCGCTAGCATCGATCCAATATCAATAACATTTACAATTTGAAACATCTAATAATTATCTGATATGACACCTTATATATTTTTGGACTACAGATGTCTTACAGTTAAATGATTACAACAGccaaataaatcaaattaataAGACCAAAGGATAACAAGTACTTTTTTTCTAaacgtgcacacacagacagcaaaATTGGCAGAGTGTGTTGGATCAGTGAGTGTCATCATAGACGATCTTTGCTGGCGTGCGCGTATACGTGGCTCCGGCTGACGTGGTTGCGTAATGAACCGCTACCTTTGCCTCCACTGCTGCTACTGCCGCTTGTAGCATCAACACTTTGGCTACGCTGCTTTCGTAAAGCTGCCAGTTTGAGTCGTTGCGACCTCTTGGTGATTGGACAGAGTCTTCAGCGGATACCAAAATGATTTCGCTCACGGATTCACAAAGTAAGAGCCGCTTCTGTTTCTATGCTGTTCTTTGTCTTTCTAGTGTTTCTGTGCGAAACCGGGTTTAGCTGAATGTACGAGGCCAGCAGCTCAAACACGATTGGCTGAGAGCAACGCTACGTCACCACGTGAAGTAGCTGTAAAGgggaactgtttttttttctttttcacttgtttcttgttttaaaaaaaaaacgtataTCGAGCACGGCCGAAGTGTAAACCAACGAGGTTAGCGTATGCGCACGAGTCATTTAActgcttggtttttttttgttgtttttttacacttgGCTGTGTGATGTCAGCACAGAAGTCCCACctacctgctgttcaaaccttctgtctGCAAAGGGCAGCCAATAATAAGAAAGCTTGCTTAAAGCTGGCTAATCCAGAGTCCCACTGTAAGAAAAACAAGGCTTATTTTGGACtggatcatgcaaagctgccTTGTAATAAAATGTGAAGCTGGAAATGAATATGAATACCCCCCTTAATGAATAGTCATTCTGCATTTCTTTAATAAAATTGAAATCCATGTAAACCAAAGTAGATCATGCGACTTATTAataacttctttctttttcttgatgTCTGCAGAGATTGGGATGGGACTGACGGGGTTTggtgtgtttttcctcttctttgggATGATGCTGTTTTTTGATAAAGCTCTCCTTGCCATTGGAAATGTGAGTTGATggtttttgggttcattgataTATCAGAGTAGTACCTGTATTGTTGATTGCCATTTGGCTGTTGGTCCATATGATCACATTTGCTGATGTGAGTGGAAGTTGATCTTTTCTTTGCTGCTCTAGAGCAGGGcagtaaaaaggaaacagatgttaaaaatgaatgtttatATCGGGTAAATTATTAGATTAAAAATTGCTGTGAGCACAGAACCTACCTAGTAATTATAACACAGTGTGAAAGTCTATCCTATATAACCTAAAAGATCTTGGACCCGTGACATGTTGTTTCCTGTGCAGATTCTATTTGTCTCCGGACTGTCGTTCGTCATCGGCCTCGAGCGTACCTTCAGGTTTTTCTTCCAGAGGCACAAACTAAAAGCCACCAGCTTCTTCCTGGGAGGAGTGTTGGTGGTTCTGCTTGGCTGGCCGATTGTTGGGGTTGTTCTGGAGATCTACGGTTTCTTCCTCTTATTCAGGTCAGCTCAGTCAGAAAGGGCTGAActccttttcctcttcttcctcgttTGGCTGCTCCCTATTAGGGGTTGCCACGGTGGATCATCTACCCGAATCTCTCCCTATACCTAACGTCCTTTGTCACCTCAatccctctgcatgtcctccttcactatatCCATGAACCTCTTCTGCCGTCTTCCctctttcctcctgcctggcaccTCCATATTCAACACTGTCCACTAtctctcctctgcacatgtccaaaacaATTTCCAAGTCTCACTTTATTCTTGCACTCGTTAACAGGGGATTCTTCCCGGTGGCAGTCGGATTCATCAGACGAGTGCCTGTGCTCGGATCTTTGCTCAGCTTACCGGGGATCAGTGCGGTAAGTGTCACTCTCAGGCACTTTAACCTTAATAAGGGTCACTAATCACAAATATTGTTTAGCTTTATAAGGCTTTCAATGACATTTGTCTGCAGGACTAacagtaaataaacactgtctgAATTTGATGAAACTTTGTGGAGAGGAAGATTCCACTAATCTTTGATGCAGTAATAATAAAAGTTGGTCATGGTGGAGAAGGTGCTCTCTGAGTGCACCTGCAGTTTTCTTTTATGCAAGCCTCTCTGGTTGCAGTAAGAAGTCAGATTCTATAGAAGTGCATGAGAAAATGGCTTCTGGCTCTCCTGCTTAGGTTATGGTCTCAGTTGCTACTTTCAGGTTTCATTAAATACAACATGATGTCCACTGTGTACATGAGATTCCAGCTGTAGTTGAAATAGCAGGGTACGCCACCTACATTGTGGCCGAGTCACTCAGACTCATGGTCTGATCCGCACCTTGCATCTATTTAAGCTCAAGGCCTGGAAGCAGAATTTTGCTAATCAAAGGGTGTCACGGTGGCCTCCTCcatcttttaaatacagtctTTGGCAGACATGGAAAAATCTGGTATTTGCAGCCCGTTGTCTAAAAAGTCATGCAAGTATAATTATACGAATACTAAACtatcttgttttatttgtgctAAACAAAATTCAGTTTACCACCATATATGactaaaatacatcatttaaaGTCTTGCATTTGAGAAGCTGGAACCAgggatttgttttctttattcgtATTTGAATAATGTTAAGTGCAAAGAATTGATTATCAAAATATTTGGGGATTAGTTCTCTAAGCTAAACATGAACTTTTTCCATTAGATGATACAAATGGCATTTACGgcaaaaagcagctgaaagttTTTAAAGAAGCTGATATTACTTTGTTGATCTATGTGGGCTTTAAAGATTTTTAGAGTGAAATGGCTCCAAAAGCTGGGGAAGGTTTTTTAGATAAGAGGGCTCTGGTCTTTCTCTCATCTAGTCTAATAACAGGGTCCCTGTTGTCCTGAGCACGACCTCATGGGATTCCCCGCTCAGTCTCGTGTCTTTGAAGCCTTTTGTAGCTTCTTGGAAACCGTCAGCGTCCAGGATCAGTTAATTCGGCCGTGGTCGCTAATATTTTACAGCTGTTTACCAATATAAAAACCTCACTGCAttatcaacatcatcatccttGCATGTTCTGCTTCATACATGTTATTTTAAATCATCCTTCGCATAACAACTCGTAAATAATTCTGccctttttcatgttttatttcagCTGGTGGACAAAATTGGTGAGAGCAACACGATGGTATAACAAAGAGGACAGTTTCAGCGTTTCTTACCGCCTCATGGTGACTGTATATTTTGACCATTGCCATTCCAGAGCTGTGAATCCAAACATTACTCTGCACAAAAGACACACGCATCTGTGGATGTCTGACTGACTGTACATTTAATTCTATTAGAAGGAAACTGTTTCTGACTGCTACTGGAAAACATTACCAAGAGATCTTTTTTTTAAGGCTGAAAGCAGTTTCTCTTTTATGTCATTCCACTCTGATATTTATGGACTGATAATCTGGGACCACTGGATTAACTCGGAGGACAGTGACAGCATCTGTGTGCCTGAACAGACACTGAGggccttttttttccctccatgaAGAGTTAGTGGAattttatactttaaaaaaaatgtgcagtTGAGCTAAATGTGgcagaaatgtaaaaacagtTTATATTGTCCTGGATGGAGATATTTAACTGTAACTTTTCTAAGTGCTTGAAATAAAGTGTGCATTTTATAAATTTTGTTTTGTAGCGTAAGTAATTTAGATGTCCCAGGTCTTACCTGCGTTTTGGGTAATAACAGTATGATTTGCTAAAAGAAGCCCAGCTCCATCTTCTATTCAGGGACTCTACTAGAAGAGCTTTACATGGTTCACCCATACTGGGCCTTGGTGAAGCTCCTCTAATGCACATGtcctctgaaacaagctgttttaccCTTTAATGCACAGGTGTTCAACTTCAGTCCTCGATGGCcggtgtcctgaaacttttccatgtgtccctctgcagcacacctgaataaaatcaGTAGGTCATTAGACTTTATAGAACTTGACTGATGCTGAGGTGGCAATTCatccatttgattcatgttacagcagctcatgacTAAATTAACATGGTacaataaaagtacttttaaaagtagtttttttttcttccaaaaacttatatttacttacatttatttaaacttcAGTATGGTTAGGTGTTGCCACCTGAGCATGTAGTCaagtcttgctaatgacctactaattttattcaggttGTTGCAGCAGGGACATATTTAGAAGAAGGCGGTTGGAGACTGTATGATCGTGTGTAGTAAACTAATCTCATTGTCTTGGTTGCTTCAGAGGCAGGGACCAAGTCTGCAACCACTTGTAGTCAGTTGCTGGATTCAAAGGTGGCAATACAACAGCATTAAATGGATTCAGTCTGCTATCAGTGTACGATTGAATGTGCTCAAGTTGGCATCcacatgcaatctgtttgtgataatacGGTGGTTATACTCAATAATATATATAAGATTTACTAGCATAAATTTCCAAATTTGTTGCCATGTATATAAACAGAAGTCTAAACCATTTAGATTCAGAGTCCAGCTGAAAACTCATTGATTTGAAACAAATTCATCCAAAAACAGTGACGGTGTTGTTACAGGACAGGGATTTAACTATATAAGCAGCTGGAAACCAGTTGAGTCCTGTTACAGAGAGGCGTGTTGCAGATGAGTTGCGCTGATTGGCACAGACTGACTTGTTTAGATTGCAGTGTGTTGGCACTCTGCGTTTTTAATTGGTCGGCATTGTAAATATTCACCAATCTGCGTGAGACTGATTGCAGTTAGTCCGAGTGGCCCGCAGGTTGCCTCCCAACAGGCGACCTGTGCGGTCACTTTGTGATTCAAAGTGGTCACTCACTGGTTGAGGGTGCTGTACGGTCAACTTCTGATGGAAAGGTTGGTCATCAAACTGGTGTTTACTCTGATGAGTCTTAAGCCAGCTTTATATGACAACGTCAACCACTGTGAAATGATAATACGTTCCCTTTAAGCATTCACATATCAGAGATTAGATTTATAATTCAAAACAAATTAACTGTTTATACACAGTGTGTACAGGTCATAAACACAGAGATTTATGTATGTGTGAAATTTCTAAAACagttgaaacaaaaataaataaattcaaggTCCTCATGTCATCCAATGTCCTTCATGCTTTCAGCTGATCCAGGCTTCTGCTCCTCATGTCGAACCCACATTCTCAAACTTTGATACAAATCCATCATCTTCAAGCAAATGCACTGCATTCATAATAAAAgtggaagaaaaactaatgatgGGTTACTTAAATATTTTTGCTAGAGCCCTTGGTagaacaaacacattttatttaactACACTTATATTTGCCTttgaaataaacacattaatTGCCATGTTGTGATAGTAAAGGCCTAAATGTCTCTTAGAAAATGTTTGAGAGGTTAAAATGTATTAGTATGTGTATATTTTTAGCTCACCTGGCTGAAGGACCAATGCACTTAAGCCACGGCAAGACTTAAGTTCATCCATAGTTCACATTAATACAGTGCTGGTCTTATTTTAGCAAAGACCACCATTCACTTTAGTTTTATTACATAGCTGCAGTTCAAAACAACAGTTGCCCCAAGGCTTTATATTAAAGAGACAAAGACCCTGCAATATTACCAAGACACTTgaacaatcatatgactccgccccctatgagcaagtagTGCTCCTCACAATGATGACCGCAATTTGGGAGAAGACCTACTGAAGTCATGGACAAATCAATTGTAGCCAATAAAATAGATTTGCAGATTACACAGGG
The Maylandia zebra isolate NMK-2024a linkage group LG7, Mzebra_GT3a, whole genome shotgun sequence DNA segment above includes these coding regions:
- the golt1bb gene encoding golgi transport 1Bb isoform X2 — translated: MISLTDSQKIGMGLTGFGVFFLFFGMMLFFDKALLAIGNILFVSGLSFVIGLERTFRFFFQRHKLKATSFFLGGVLVVLLGWPIVGVVLEIYGFFLLFRGFFPVAVGFIRRVPVLGSLLSLPGISALVDKIEL
- the golt1bb gene encoding golgi transport 1Bb isoform X1, which encodes MISLTDSQKIGMGLTGFGVFFLFFGMMLFFDKALLAIGNILFVSGLSFVIGLERTFRFFFQRHKLKATSFFLGGVLVVLLGWPIVGVVLEIYGFFLLFRGFFPVAVGFIRRVPVLGSLLSLPGISALVDKIGESNTMV